CTGACTTTTGATAAACGTAATAGTGCCCAATTGACTACCGCGGGTGTTTTCTGGAGCAATGAAGCATCTGTACTGACCGGGATAAGCCATGCAGAAAAGACCTTTTCATCCTTCAATTCAGAGCTGGCTTTTTATTACACACTCAGGTTGCCGTCGTCATTTACATTGGCCACGCGTTTTGGTGCCGGAAGCAATTTCGGGGATTACGAATTCTATCAGGCTCAGGTCCTGGATGGTAAATCAGAACTACGCGGATACCGCAAAACAAGGTTTTATGGTGATAGCAAACTCTATAACAATTTTGAAGTACGCTGGAATTTATTCTCTTTCCGTACGTACATATTTCCTGCCAGTATGGGAATATTGGCTTTTAACGATATAGGAAGAGTTTGGCTGGACGGTGAAGATTCCAGCCTGTGGCATCATGGCTACGGAGGCGGTTTATGGGTTGCTCCATTCAATACGGCTGTATTGTCAGCCGAGGTCGGCCACTCCGAAGAAGAAACTCTTTTCTATATCCGGTTAGGTTTTATGTTTTAAGAATGCAGTTGACTATTCTTTAAACCCTAAAGCTGATATATGGTCTTAATAGAAGCTTTGGGAATGGATAAGCCTCCCTTGGTTAAAACTATGTCCTGCTTTAAACCTACAATAGTGTCGACAATGGTTTCATACCCTTCGTTGATGATTTTAACGATACGAACACTTTTGTTATAAAAGTTCCCCAGTATCAGGGCCCTTTTCAATTTGATTTCTTTTTTTTCGTTTTGCATGGTTTTATTTGGGTTGTAGAACTAGTAACGACCATGGTCAGTATTTTATTTGCCGTTATCTTAAAATAACCCAATTTTTCATTCTCTTCTACGGGTTTGATCGACGAATTGACTTATTTGTCGGTGAATTAACAAAAAAAATTCTGATCACGGGGTTACCTCTGAAATCTAGTGAGCCATGACTGATTTTGGTGCCATGCAAACCGGGTATCTTATAATCGTTTTTAATTCTCTTTCGGGAGTGTTTCTCGGATCAGAAATATAAATTTTGTGATGATGGCCATTTACTTGCAGTCTGTTCTCGTGGATAAAGCTTGTTACCTTTTCGATGGCTGACTTCTCAGTGCCATAAGGGCCAACATGTAGAACTTGTACACTTTTGCCTTCATTAAGAGTAATGAACTGAACTTCACTGGCCAGCATAATGTTGTTTTTGCCTATAACTTCTGCTGCGGCTTCGTCAACGTTATTTGATGTTATAAATTCAGGCAGACGAATCAGAATGTTCCAGTACCAGTCTTCCCGTGGAGCTTCATTAAAAGGTACATCAGACTCAACCCACCATTGTTCTTCTATTTTAGAGACTACAAAGTCTTTGCCTGCAGCCTTGCTGGTAAATTTTAAATGACAGGCTACAGCATGCACTGCTTCTAATGCCTCCGTAAATCTACGGTTGTCAGGAGCGCTTACCCCTTGTATTGATAAATAATTTGTAGGATCAAGTTCAATAAGCACCGGTTCTTTTGTGACTTTGTAATAATTAGAATCATTCTTAAACAGGTCCGGCTTTCTGCGGTGCCTGAAAACTTCATCCGTAAATAGTTCAAAGGCATCCATAATGAGTATGTCATCAAAGGCAGACATTAAAGGTACAAACTCCTTCATGTGGTTTATTTTGTTTGCTGCAGCTTTAGCAGAATCAGGAGAGCTCCATTTTACAAGATCAATAAACAACAGATCATTACTCATTGCCTTTAACGTCCTGTATTCCATAAAACCCGGAAACTTTTCAATCTCAGAACGTATAAGGCTATGTACTTCTTCGAAATCATCCGGGTGGTGATGCTTTACTTTATATATTACGATCTTAACTATAGCTGCCTCTTGCTTTGGATATTCTAACGATGTCATTATCAATATTTTTAAATTAGCTTTTGCTTTCTATAGAGCAAAGAAAGTAGCTATGGGTGACAGCCCTATGTCAGTAGAAATTTGAGTGCCGGATTTTTTTCAGGATATTTTCAAAGAAGCTGCTTCCAGGTTCCTTTCATGCGATTATACTTGATGGTGCTGGGCAGTGCTTTCCACCAATATTTATTAAGCTCCACTGCGAAGGAAGGTTGCATGTAACAGTTGATGGTACAACCTTCGCATTGAGGAAATTTGCCTTCCAGTGAAATCAGTTTTTGTACTTCCTCGGATTTGTAAACCTGGTAGAGATTGCCATTTATAGCGAATGATTTTATTCCCAGGTGGTAACATGGTAGCACAAGCTCATTTTCCGGAGAGATAACTATGGTAGAGCTTCCTGCCTTGCAAACCGGTTTATTTACATGATTGCCTCCATCTTTTCTTAATTGGATAAAGGCCTCATTTAAATAAACGCCGGGCTTTCTGGCCCATTCTTGAAGTTTTAGTAAAGTTGAATCAGACAGCCTCTCACCAGTACTCACCTCATGGTAGTCAAAAACCGGATTGAGGATCAGTACAAGCCCATTGGGTTTGCAGATGTTGTTGTACACGTCCTCAATTTGGTGGACATTGGTTTCAAATATTGTAAAAAGTATATCAGGCTTTTCACCTAATAGTTTGGCTTTAGCAATCGATTCGATCAGGAAATCATAACAGGCTACACCTCTTGACCTGTTGTGCTCTTCTTTATCGGGCGAGTCAAGCGAGAAATGAAGCATGTCGATCTTTCCCTTGAGCTGTTCCGCCCATTTTGGATAAAGCAGGCAGTTGGTAGTAAGTGTGGTAATGAAGCCATGGTCTTTGGCTAACGCTAATAGCTTATCGATCTGGCGATGCAACAGTGGTTCTCCTCCCGTGAAAT
This region of Fulvivirga ulvae genomic DNA includes:
- a CDS encoding GyrI-like domain-containing protein; the encoded protein is MTSLEYPKQEAAIVKIVIYKVKHHHPDDFEEVHSLIRSEIEKFPGFMEYRTLKAMSNDLLFIDLVKWSSPDSAKAAANKINHMKEFVPLMSAFDDILIMDAFELFTDEVFRHRRKPDLFKNDSNYYKVTKEPVLIELDPTNYLSIQGVSAPDNRRFTEALEAVHAVACHLKFTSKAAGKDFVVSKIEEQWWVESDVPFNEAPREDWYWNILIRLPEFITSNNVDEAAAEVIGKNNIMLASEVQFITLNEGKSVQVLHVGPYGTEKSAIEKVTSFIHENRLQVNGHHHKIYISDPRNTPERELKTIIRYPVCMAPKSVMAH
- a CDS encoding radical SAM protein; translation: MRLISHPVLCNYYVTYRCNARCGFCDIWERPSPYIDIQTAETNFKDLKRLGVKVVDFTGGEPLLHRQIDKLLALAKDHGFITTLTTNCLLYPKWAEQLKGKIDMLHFSLDSPDKEEHNRSRGVACYDFLIESIAKAKLLGEKPDILFTIFETNVHQIEDVYNNICKPNGLVLILNPVFDYHEVSTGERLSDSTLLKLQEWARKPGVYLNEAFIQLRKDGGNHVNKPVCKAGSSTIVISPENELVLPCYHLGIKSFAINGNLYQVYKSEEVQKLISLEGKFPQCEGCTINCYMQPSFAVELNKYWWKALPSTIKYNRMKGTWKQLL